In Isoptericola jiangsuensis, the following proteins share a genomic window:
- a CDS encoding acyl-CoA dehydrogenase encodes MVSSSGSAPPVPVLLRPAVRPLLDGADLAAVAARPDDVDALLAWAGEVSGRLPLPGAGATAALWSALASVAAADVGAARVLEPHLDALSILAQAPAPVDLAAVGAGDGSTWGVFAAEGPGVRLDARQGDGTWVLNGTKPWCSLAGSLSHALVTAWVGADERRLFAVDLRGHGVHPAAGPWVSRGLAQVVSAPVSFDDTAAVPVGPSGWYLRRPGFAWGGIGVAACWWGGAVGLARALWEAVGRREPDQLALAHLGAVDVALGAARVCLAEAADLVDAGIDGKPSAVLARRVRTVVAGAVEEVQRRCAHALGPGPLTADERYARRVADLGVYVRQHHAERDEAALGRDLVAVGELPW; translated from the coding sequence GTGGTGAGTTCTTCCGGGTCGGCGCCGCCCGTTCCCGTCCTGCTGCGCCCGGCGGTCCGTCCGCTGCTCGACGGTGCGGATCTCGCCGCCGTGGCAGCCCGGCCCGACGACGTCGACGCCCTGCTGGCGTGGGCCGGCGAGGTGTCCGGACGGTTGCCGCTGCCCGGTGCCGGTGCCACGGCGGCGCTCTGGTCGGCGCTGGCGTCCGTCGCGGCCGCGGACGTGGGCGCGGCCCGCGTCCTGGAGCCGCACCTCGACGCGCTGTCGATCCTCGCGCAGGCGCCTGCACCGGTCGACCTGGCGGCGGTGGGTGCCGGTGACGGGAGCACGTGGGGCGTCTTCGCGGCGGAAGGGCCGGGTGTGCGGCTCGACGCCCGGCAGGGGGACGGGACCTGGGTCCTGAACGGCACGAAGCCGTGGTGCTCCCTCGCGGGTTCGCTCTCCCACGCCCTGGTGACGGCCTGGGTGGGTGCCGACGAGCGTCGCCTGTTCGCCGTCGACCTGCGCGGCCACGGCGTCCACCCGGCGGCGGGTCCCTGGGTGTCGCGCGGGCTGGCGCAGGTGGTCAGCGCGCCGGTGAGCTTCGACGACACCGCTGCGGTCCCGGTGGGCCCGTCCGGCTGGTACCTGCGCCGGCCGGGTTTCGCGTGGGGCGGCATCGGTGTCGCGGCGTGCTGGTGGGGCGGTGCGGTCGGTCTGGCCCGCGCCCTGTGGGAGGCCGTCGGGCGGCGCGAGCCCGACCAGCTCGCGCTGGCCCATCTCGGTGCGGTGGACGTCGCGCTCGGGGCCGCTCGCGTGTGCCTGGCCGAGGCGGCCGATCTCGTGGACGCCGGGATCGACGGCAAGCCGTCCGCTGTGCTGGCCCGCCGGGTGCGCACGGTCGTGGCGGGCGCCGTCGAGGAGGTCCAGCGCCGGTGCGCGCACGCCCTCGGTCCTGGTCCTCTCACCGCCGACGAGAGGTACGCGCGGCGCGTCGCCGATCTCGGGGTGTACGTCCGCCAGCACCATGCGGAGCGCGACGAGGCCGCCCTGGGTCGGGACCTCGTGGCGGTCGGGGAGCTGCCGTGGTGA
- a CDS encoding PIG-L family deacetylase — MRFDHREPGTSEAAWVSVGVLDRPAPLQVEQVDALVVVAAHPDDESLGAGGLIGRLADRGVPVTVVVATDGEGSHPDDDLDELRAVRRREVADALAALAPAARLVLLGLPDGGLREHRAQLAERLDATLDAAGGPGGPGVVVCAPWRGDGHRDHRVAGEVAAQVAGRHGARLLEYPIWLWHWGDPSAADVPWGELRGLDLTARERRAKERAVRSHTSQVRPRSGLPAVVGQEMLRHAARTVEVFVEAEDASAGDAAAVGPGGSLGRDFFDRFYAGRDDPWGFESRWYEARKRAVLLASLPRARFRHALELGCSTGVLTQELAARCDRITGVDIADAPLASARERLGDDAELLRLDTPRRWPDGSFDLVVLSEVLYYYGRGDLDLTLDRVVRSLDADGVVVACHWRHEVPEYPLGGDEVHDVLRSRTDLAVQVRHEEDDFVLEVLARPPVRSVAATEGLR, encoded by the coding sequence GTGAGGTTCGACCACCGCGAGCCCGGCACGTCCGAGGCCGCGTGGGTGTCCGTCGGCGTGCTGGACCGTCCCGCCCCGCTGCAGGTCGAGCAGGTCGACGCCCTGGTCGTCGTCGCGGCCCATCCGGACGACGAGTCGCTCGGTGCGGGTGGCCTGATCGGTCGGCTCGCCGACCGCGGGGTGCCGGTCACGGTCGTGGTGGCCACCGACGGGGAGGGGTCCCACCCCGACGACGACCTCGACGAGCTGCGCGCCGTGCGCCGTCGCGAGGTCGCGGACGCCCTGGCCGCCCTCGCGCCGGCGGCACGTCTCGTCCTGCTCGGTCTGCCGGACGGCGGCCTGAGGGAGCACCGCGCGCAGCTCGCCGAGAGGCTCGACGCCACGCTGGACGCCGCCGGCGGACCCGGTGGACCCGGCGTGGTGGTGTGCGCTCCCTGGCGCGGTGACGGCCACCGCGACCACCGCGTCGCCGGCGAGGTCGCCGCTCAGGTGGCCGGTCGCCACGGTGCCCGGCTCCTGGAGTACCCGATCTGGCTCTGGCACTGGGGTGACCCGTCGGCGGCGGACGTCCCGTGGGGCGAGCTGCGCGGGCTCGACCTGACGGCGCGGGAGAGGCGGGCCAAGGAGCGTGCGGTGCGCTCGCACACGAGCCAGGTCCGGCCCCGGTCGGGCCTCCCTGCCGTCGTCGGCCAGGAGATGCTGCGGCACGCGGCGCGCACCGTCGAGGTGTTCGTCGAGGCCGAGGACGCGTCCGCCGGCGACGCCGCCGCGGTCGGGCCGGGCGGGTCCCTGGGTCGCGACTTCTTCGACCGCTTCTACGCCGGCCGGGACGATCCGTGGGGTTTCGAGTCGCGGTGGTACGAGGCCCGCAAGCGTGCCGTGCTCCTCGCCTCGCTGCCGCGGGCGCGGTTCCGCCACGCGCTCGAGCTCGGCTGCTCCACCGGGGTGCTCACCCAGGAGCTCGCCGCTCGCTGCGACCGGATCACCGGGGTCGACATCGCCGACGCTCCCCTGGCGTCGGCCCGGGAACGGCTCGGGGACGACGCCGAGCTCCTCCGCCTCGACACGCCCCGGCGGTGGCCGGACGGGTCGTTCGACCTCGTCGTGCTGTCGGAGGTCCTCTACTACTACGGACGCGGCGACCTCGACCTCACGCTGGACCGGGTGGTCCGCTCGCTCGACGCGGACGGCGTCGTCGTGGCGTGCCACTGGCGCCACGAGGTGCCCGAGTACCCGCTGGGCGGGGACGAGGTGCACGACGTCCTGCGGTCGCGGACCGACCTGGCGGTCCAGGTCCGCCACGAGGAGGACGACTTCGTCCTCGAGGTCCTCGCGCGGCCCCCGGTGAGGTCGGTCGCGGCGACGGAGGGACTGCGTTGA
- a CDS encoding glycosyltransferase encodes MSDGDLGSVLVVVPVRDEEDLLPACLTALRRAVDRLGDARPDVDVEVVVVLDGCTDGSASIARRSGFRTVTTSGVGVGAARRRGVRAVRTGVPAERAWIACTDADSEVPPGWLTRQVELADSGADVVVGTVRPRLEDLSPERATVWRATHRDGAANGHVHGANLGIRRSVYTAAGGFAAVAEHEDVAIVEAARGLGGCVVADAVAEVLTSARLVGRTPGGYARHLRDDLVTDRTTGTGRRDLAG; translated from the coding sequence TTGAGCGACGGCGACCTGGGATCGGTGCTCGTCGTCGTCCCCGTGCGGGACGAGGAGGACCTGCTGCCGGCCTGCCTGACGGCGCTGCGCCGGGCGGTCGACAGGCTGGGCGACGCCCGGCCGGACGTGGACGTCGAGGTCGTCGTCGTGCTCGACGGGTGCACGGACGGCAGCGCGTCGATCGCGCGACGCTCCGGCTTCCGGACGGTCACGACGTCGGGCGTCGGGGTAGGGGCCGCGCGGCGTCGCGGCGTCCGGGCGGTGCGCACCGGCGTCCCGGCCGAGCGCGCGTGGATCGCCTGCACCGACGCCGACTCCGAGGTGCCGCCGGGGTGGCTCACCCGGCAGGTGGAGCTGGCCGACAGCGGCGCGGACGTCGTGGTCGGCACGGTGCGGCCGCGGCTGGAGGACCTGTCCCCGGAGCGCGCCACGGTGTGGCGGGCGACCCATCGTGACGGCGCCGCGAACGGGCACGTCCACGGGGCGAACCTGGGGATCCGCCGGTCGGTCTACACGGCCGCCGGGGGTTTCGCCGCGGTCGCGGAGCACGAGGACGTCGCGATCGTGGAGGCCGCCCGGGGTCTCGGCGGGTGCGTCGTCGCCGACGCGGTGGCGGAGGTGCTGACCTCGGCCCGGCTCGTCGGGCGGACGCCCGGCGGGTACGCGCGGCACCTGCGTGACGACCTGGTCACGGACCGCACGACCGGCACCGGGCGGCGGGACCTGGCCGGCTGA
- a CDS encoding SDR family oxidoreductase, translating into MTDPAFPAQQQPPGLTGAMDPVPDHGESSYRGSGRLDGLGALITGGDSGIGRAVAIAFAREGADVAIGYLPEEQEDAEETARWVAEAGRTAHLLPGDLTQEHTARALPGRAAEALGGLDVLVNNAGFQMARRDSFEDVTTDEIDRVLRTNLYALFWVTQAALPHLGDGASIINNSSIQAFQPSTALLDYASTKAAINNLTVNLAAELGPRGIRVNAVAPGPIWTPLQPATQPEEKIEQFGKDTPLGRAGQPAEVAPAFVFLASPSDAGYVSGTVLGVTGGKPVF; encoded by the coding sequence ATGACGGACCCCGCGTTCCCCGCGCAGCAGCAGCCGCCGGGCCTGACCGGTGCGATGGACCCGGTCCCCGACCACGGCGAGTCCAGCTACCGCGGCAGCGGCCGGCTGGACGGGCTGGGTGCCCTGATCACAGGCGGAGACTCCGGGATCGGGCGGGCGGTGGCGATCGCCTTCGCCCGCGAGGGCGCGGACGTCGCCATCGGCTACCTGCCCGAGGAGCAGGAGGACGCCGAGGAGACCGCCCGCTGGGTCGCCGAGGCGGGCCGGACGGCGCACCTGCTGCCGGGCGACCTCACGCAGGAGCACACCGCCCGTGCCCTGCCCGGACGCGCCGCGGAGGCCCTCGGGGGCCTGGACGTGCTGGTCAACAACGCCGGCTTCCAGATGGCGCGGCGCGACTCGTTCGAGGACGTCACGACCGACGAGATCGACCGCGTCCTCCGTACCAACCTGTACGCCCTGTTCTGGGTGACCCAGGCGGCGCTGCCCCACCTGGGGGACGGGGCGAGCATCATCAACAACTCCTCCATCCAGGCGTTCCAGCCCTCCACGGCCCTCCTGGACTACGCCTCCACGAAGGCCGCGATCAACAACCTCACCGTGAACCTCGCGGCCGAGCTCGGACCGCGCGGCATCCGGGTGAACGCCGTGGCGCCCGGCCCCATCTGGACGCCGTTGCAGCCGGCCACCCAGCCCGAGGAGAAGATCGAGCAGTTCGGCAAGGACACCCCGCTGGGCCGAGCGGGCCAGCCGGCGGAGGTCGCCCCGGCGTTCGTGTTCCTCGCCTCGCCGTCGGACGCCGGGTACGTCTCCGGGACCGTCCTGGGCGTGACCGGCGGCAAGCCGGTCTTCTGA
- a CDS encoding CPBP family intramembrane glutamic endopeptidase: protein MTESSSAARAGFWDRGGFWKAVILATLYVALNFALGLTIGALFADSLDADDLLGDPLTLFLAVMLPTAVQGAVMAFIAWRLGWLRSLFRTQPTTLSRSWWMWILPIAVLVWNVLRLAATDYSRYTFTSIALILLLGLLIGFGEELTTRGLGVTLLRRAGYRELAVAVLSSLVFAAMHLGNIAGMDGLTVGITVFYTFFFGVAMYFTLRVTRNLVWPMLLHATTDPSAMLLTGGIDEATETASTSGLAAVAGLANFVVIGLGILLLWWVRGRVDRFREFGLGEPSGDAARVTA, encoded by the coding sequence ATGACCGAGTCGTCCTCCGCCGCACGAGCCGGGTTCTGGGACCGGGGTGGGTTCTGGAAGGCCGTGATCCTGGCCACCCTCTACGTGGCGCTGAACTTCGCCCTCGGGCTCACCATCGGCGCGCTGTTCGCCGACAGCCTCGACGCGGACGACCTCCTCGGGGACCCGCTCACCCTGTTCCTCGCGGTGATGCTGCCCACCGCCGTCCAGGGCGCCGTGATGGCGTTCATCGCCTGGCGGCTCGGCTGGCTGCGGTCGCTGTTCAGGACGCAGCCCACCACCCTGTCGCGGAGCTGGTGGATGTGGATCCTGCCGATCGCCGTCCTCGTCTGGAACGTCCTGCGCCTCGCCGCGACGGACTACTCGCGGTACACGTTCACCTCGATCGCGTTGATCCTGCTGCTCGGTCTCCTCATCGGCTTCGGGGAGGAGCTCACGACGCGCGGTCTCGGTGTCACGCTGCTGCGCCGCGCCGGCTACCGCGAGCTCGCGGTGGCCGTCCTGTCGTCGCTGGTGTTCGCGGCGATGCACCTGGGCAACATCGCCGGCATGGACGGCCTCACCGTGGGGATCACGGTCTTCTACACGTTCTTCTTCGGCGTCGCGATGTACTTCACCCTGCGCGTCACACGGAACCTCGTCTGGCCGATGCTGCTGCACGCCACCACCGACCCGTCGGCCATGCTGCTGACCGGGGGCATCGACGAGGCGACCGAGACGGCGTCGACCTCCGGGCTGGCCGCCGTCGCCGGACTGGCGAACTTCGTGGTGATCGGGCTCGGCATCCTGCTGCTGTGGTGGGTCCGCGGTCGGGTCGACCGGTTCCGCGAGTTCGGGCTCGGCGAGCCGTCCGGCGACGCCGCACGGGTGACGGCCTGA
- a CDS encoding glycoside hydrolase family 32 protein, with protein MTNRNPGRVLAPTLLALALAAPLAAATPTAGAAAPAEVRPTTTTTEATTYRPVYHHSVPDHWKNDPQRPIWVDGELRYHYLYNPDYDEKVGTSWRLTASSDGVVFRDQGVAAAKGTNANYDLWSGSTVVDHDDTAGFGAGAVIMLVTQMDHPTLAEIADASGPQAQFLWYSTDGGRTFRPDGDEPVMANGGRADFRDPKVVWDEERGRWVALVAEADRVSFWTSPDLHAWERVSELVRDDLGMIECPDLFRIRAADGTLHWVLGVSANGYLTGDRATYAYWTGDFDGETFTPDVADPQWLDHGFDWYGAVTWEDRDGSLDRRYAIGWMNSWAYPHSTPTWDVDGFNGTDSIVRELRLGASDDPSGYSLLSRPVAALDDHATSTTVLGDVDVPAGDPVVLDQQEVAYRIETTVSRGTAENVGLQLRRSADGTRHADVGAFFGDDVAYSYLNRGGTVQPDASREKLESRAPLAGAAGSDDVRLTVLVDRTSVEVFVDDGRVVHSSQVFGRPEDVGAALYAVGGTATFRDLTVTTFGDVNRPAARLIADFEGDALPAGWTATGGLSGLAPQVSDLAGQAGHRVLDTFAGADAATGVVTSPPFVVDRRWLRLRVAGGDHPLGVEPATSVNLLLDGRPVRTATGNDDATLRLVEWDLADLQGRTVQLQVLDDATADWGHLVVDHVTLSD; from the coding sequence ATGACGAACCGCAACCCCGGGCGCGTGCTCGCGCCCACCCTGCTCGCCCTCGCCCTCGCCGCACCGTTGGCGGCCGCCACGCCGACGGCGGGCGCAGCCGCGCCGGCCGAGGTCCGGCCGACCACCACGACCACGGAGGCGACGACGTACCGGCCGGTCTACCACCACTCCGTGCCGGACCACTGGAAGAACGACCCGCAGCGACCGATCTGGGTCGACGGCGAGCTCCGGTACCACTACCTGTACAACCCCGACTACGACGAGAAGGTCGGCACGTCATGGCGCCTGACCGCCAGCTCGGACGGCGTCGTCTTCCGCGACCAGGGTGTCGCGGCGGCCAAGGGGACGAACGCGAACTACGACCTGTGGTCCGGTTCCACCGTCGTGGACCACGACGACACCGCGGGGTTCGGCGCCGGGGCCGTCATCATGCTCGTCACCCAGATGGACCACCCGACCCTCGCCGAGATCGCCGACGCCTCCGGGCCGCAGGCCCAGTTCCTGTGGTACTCCACCGACGGCGGACGCACGTTCCGTCCCGACGGTGACGAGCCGGTCATGGCGAACGGCGGTCGAGCCGACTTCCGCGACCCGAAGGTCGTGTGGGACGAGGAGCGCGGACGCTGGGTCGCGCTCGTCGCGGAGGCGGACCGGGTGAGCTTCTGGACCTCGCCGGACCTCCACGCGTGGGAACGGGTGTCCGAGCTCGTGCGCGACGACCTCGGCATGATCGAGTGCCCCGACCTGTTCCGGATCCGGGCGGCGGACGGCACCCTGCACTGGGTCCTGGGGGTCAGCGCCAACGGGTACCTCACGGGCGACCGGGCGACCTACGCCTACTGGACGGGTGACTTCGACGGGGAGACGTTCACCCCCGACGTCGCCGACCCGCAGTGGCTCGACCACGGGTTCGACTGGTACGGCGCCGTCACCTGGGAGGACCGGGACGGCTCGCTCGACCGGCGGTACGCGATCGGCTGGATGAACTCGTGGGCCTACCCGCACTCGACACCCACGTGGGACGTCGACGGGTTCAACGGCACCGACTCGATCGTGCGGGAGCTGCGGCTCGGGGCGTCGGACGACCCGTCGGGCTACTCGCTCCTGTCACGACCCGTGGCCGCGCTCGACGACCACGCGACCTCGACGACCGTCCTCGGGGACGTCGACGTCCCGGCGGGCGACCCCGTCGTGCTCGACCAGCAGGAGGTCGCCTACCGGATCGAGACGACGGTCTCGCGCGGCACGGCGGAGAACGTCGGCCTCCAGCTCCGCCGTTCCGCCGACGGGACTCGGCACGCCGACGTAGGTGCGTTCTTCGGCGACGACGTCGCGTACTCCTACCTCAACCGGGGTGGCACGGTGCAGCCCGACGCGTCGAGGGAGAAGCTCGAGTCGCGTGCCCCGCTGGCCGGCGCGGCCGGGTCCGACGACGTCCGTCTCACCGTGCTCGTCGACCGCACCTCCGTCGAGGTGTTCGTCGACGACGGCCGTGTCGTCCACTCGAGCCAGGTGTTCGGCCGGCCCGAGGACGTGGGTGCGGCGCTGTACGCCGTGGGCGGCACCGCGACGTTCCGCGACCTGACCGTCACCACCTTCGGGGACGTCAACCGCCCGGCCGCCCGGCTGATCGCCGACTTCGAGGGCGACGCGCTGCCGGCCGGCTGGACCGCGACCGGCGGGCTCTCCGGTCTGGCACCGCAGGTGTCGGACCTGGCCGGTCAGGCGGGGCACCGGGTGCTGGACACCTTCGCGGGCGCCGACGCCGCGACGGGCGTCGTCACCTCGCCGCCGTTCGTCGTGGACCGCCGGTGGTTGCGCCTCCGGGTGGCGGGCGGCGACCATCCCCTCGGCGTCGAGCCGGCGACGTCCGTGAACCTGCTCCTCGACGGCCGGCCGGTCCGGACCGCGACGGGGAACGACGACGCGACGCTGCGACTGGTCGAGTGGGACCTCGCGGACCTGCAGGGGCGGACCGTCCAGCTGCAGGTGCTCGACGACGCGACGGCCGACTGGGGGCACCTCGTGGTCGACCACGTGACGCTGAGCGACTGA
- a CDS encoding glycoside hydrolase family 68 protein, which produces MLTLPDSWVWDFWFADDGDRHHLFFLYASRALHEPDARHYRASIGHAVSDDLVHWTRVEDALVRSDAGGWDDLATWTGSVVRHPDGTWFLFYTGSTLTPAGNVQRVGYATSSDLATWTKAPENPVLTADGRWYETLADGQWHDEAFRDPWVLPDPDGDGWHMLLTARGRSGPADDRGVVGHAWSPDLRRWELRPPLSEPGHGFGQLEVTQVEIVDGAPVLLFSCLAADMSAERRAGTTGGVWAAPAESLLGPFDVTRAQQLTDSSMYSGRLVRDRSGRWMLLAFHHDAPDGSFVGSISDPMPVHREGDRLVVTGVPAPTARPAGTR; this is translated from the coding sequence ATGCTCACGCTTCCCGACTCCTGGGTGTGGGACTTCTGGTTCGCCGACGACGGTGACCGGCACCACCTGTTCTTCCTCTACGCGTCCCGGGCGCTGCACGAACCCGACGCGCGGCACTACCGGGCGTCGATCGGGCACGCCGTGTCCGACGACCTCGTGCACTGGACGCGCGTGGAGGACGCGCTCGTCCGGTCCGACGCCGGCGGCTGGGACGACCTCGCGACCTGGACGGGGTCGGTCGTGCGGCACCCCGACGGCACCTGGTTCCTCTTCTACACCGGCTCCACGCTGACCCCGGCCGGCAACGTCCAGCGCGTCGGGTACGCCACGTCGTCCGACCTGGCGACGTGGACCAAGGCGCCGGAGAACCCCGTGCTCACCGCCGACGGGCGCTGGTACGAGACGCTCGCCGACGGCCAGTGGCACGACGAGGCGTTCCGCGACCCGTGGGTGCTGCCCGACCCGGACGGCGACGGGTGGCACATGCTCCTGACCGCCCGCGGTCGCAGCGGGCCGGCGGACGACCGCGGCGTCGTCGGCCACGCCTGGTCGCCCGACCTGCGCCGCTGGGAGCTACGCCCGCCGCTCAGCGAGCCCGGTCACGGGTTCGGCCAGCTCGAGGTCACGCAGGTCGAGATCGTCGACGGCGCGCCCGTCCTGCTGTTCTCCTGCCTCGCCGCCGACATGTCGGCGGAGCGTCGCGCCGGGACCACCGGTGGCGTATGGGCGGCCCCCGCGGAGTCGTTGCTCGGCCCGTTCGACGTCACCCGGGCCCAGCAGCTCACCGACTCGTCGATGTACAGCGGGCGGCTCGTGCGCGACCGGTCCGGGCGCTGGATGCTGCTCGCGTTCCACCACGACGCGCCCGACGGGTCCTTCGTGGGGAGCATCAGCGACCCGATGCCGGTCCACCGGGAGGGCGACCGCCTGGTCGTCACCGGTGTGCCCGCCCCGACGGCGCGTCCCGCGGGCACCCGCTAG
- a CDS encoding carbohydrate ABC transporter permease, with amino-acid sequence MTTASLDTTGTTPDPGGARPGRRAGGGDHQGERHLRRRRRAWSYLAMSALAVVFLFPLVFMFVSSLKPDAQILGDVDSVRAFLPVGDISLDNYYGVFDRVPVRRFLLNSVLVTVLTVGLGLVVNSMAGFALARMRWKGRTLVLSLVIATLIVPFETIAVPMVYWVSKLPTIVLEGGIPKYDFGWLNTYEVQIVPFIANAFSIFLFTQYFSTIPTSLDEAARIDGAGWFTIYRRIVAPLAGPAFATVAILTFLPAWNQYLWPLMVVQQEELRPVMVGMQYFFQLNTAWGEVMAYTSLITLPVLVVFLSFQRAFVSSVAASGVKG; translated from the coding sequence ATGACCACCGCATCCCTCGACACCACGGGAACGACGCCCGACCCGGGCGGCGCACGCCCCGGACGCCGCGCCGGCGGAGGCGACCACCAGGGCGAGCGCCACCTGAGGCGTCGCCGCAGGGCCTGGTCCTACCTCGCGATGAGCGCGCTCGCCGTCGTGTTCCTCTTCCCCCTGGTGTTCATGTTCGTGTCCTCGCTCAAGCCGGACGCGCAGATCCTCGGGGACGTCGACTCCGTCCGGGCGTTCCTCCCCGTCGGCGACATCAGCCTCGACAACTACTACGGGGTGTTCGACCGCGTCCCCGTCCGCCGCTTCCTGCTGAACTCCGTGCTCGTCACCGTCCTCACCGTCGGGCTCGGGCTGGTCGTCAACTCGATGGCGGGTTTCGCCCTGGCGCGCATGCGCTGGAAGGGCCGCACCCTGGTGCTCAGCCTCGTCATCGCGACCCTCATCGTGCCCTTCGAGACGATCGCCGTCCCGATGGTCTACTGGGTGTCCAAGCTGCCGACGATCGTCCTGGAGGGCGGCATCCCGAAGTACGACTTCGGGTGGCTGAACACCTACGAGGTGCAGATCGTCCCGTTCATCGCGAACGCGTTCTCGATCTTCCTGTTCACCCAGTACTTCTCGACGATCCCGACGTCGCTCGACGAGGCGGCCCGGATCGACGGCGCGGGCTGGTTCACCATCTACCGGCGCATCGTCGCACCGCTGGCGGGCCCGGCGTTCGCGACCGTCGCCATCCTCACGTTCCTGCCGGCGTGGAACCAGTACCTGTGGCCGCTCATGGTCGTGCAGCAGGAGGAGCTGCGCCCGGTGATGGTCGGCATGCAGTACTTCTTCCAGCTCAACACCGCGTGGGGAGAGGTCATGGCGTACACGTCGCTCATCACCCTGCCCGTGCTCGTCGTCTTCCTGTCCTTCCAGCGCGCGTTCGTCTCGAGCGTGGCGGCGAGCGGGGTCAAGGGCTGA
- a CDS encoding carbohydrate ABC transporter permease, whose protein sequence is MTTPTSAPATGAGAASHPLPPRRRGAGRARRHEGRSGLAMVLPALVLLVLFLVVPVMLAFGLSFTNARLISPNPPRFVGLDNFVRAFTADPVFLRSTVNTFVFALVVVPVQAGLGLLLAVLVNQKIRGVTAFRVIYFIPVVTSIVVVSILWKFMYQENGLVNSFIDTLTFGAWQGTAWLNDPSTALGAIIVLSIWQAVGFHMLIWLSGLQTIPEELYEAARMDGATPWQQFTNVTWPGLRSTMVFVLVTITIAALGLFVQVDVMTQGGPVNSTSTLVYHAVRKGYREMETGYGATISLIFFVLVLVIALVQRFLTRDKD, encoded by the coding sequence ATGACCACCCCCACGAGCGCGCCCGCGACCGGCGCGGGCGCCGCCTCCCACCCCCTGCCCCCACGCCGGCGAGGCGCCGGGAGGGCTCGCCGGCACGAGGGCCGCTCCGGCCTCGCGATGGTCCTGCCGGCCCTGGTCCTCCTCGTGCTGTTCCTCGTCGTCCCGGTGATGCTCGCGTTCGGGCTGTCCTTCACCAACGCGCGCCTCATCTCGCCCAACCCGCCCCGCTTCGTCGGGCTCGACAACTTCGTCCGCGCGTTCACCGCCGACCCGGTGTTCCTCCGCTCGACGGTCAACACGTTCGTGTTCGCGCTCGTGGTCGTCCCGGTGCAGGCCGGGCTCGGGCTGCTCCTCGCGGTCCTCGTGAACCAGAAGATCCGCGGCGTCACCGCGTTCCGGGTCATCTACTTCATCCCGGTCGTCACGTCGATCGTCGTCGTGTCGATCCTGTGGAAGTTCATGTACCAGGAGAACGGCCTGGTCAACTCGTTCATCGACACGCTCACGTTCGGGGCGTGGCAGGGCACCGCCTGGTTGAACGACCCCAGCACCGCGCTCGGCGCCATCATCGTGCTGTCGATCTGGCAGGCGGTGGGCTTCCACATGCTGATCTGGTTGTCCGGGCTCCAGACCATCCCCGAGGAGCTCTACGAGGCCGCCCGGATGGACGGCGCCACACCGTGGCAGCAGTTCACGAACGTCACGTGGCCGGGCCTGCGCTCGACCATGGTCTTCGTCCTGGTGACCATCACGATCGCGGCCCTGGGGCTCTTCGTGCAGGTCGACGTCATGACGCAGGGCGGGCCGGTCAACTCGACCTCGACCCTCGTCTACCACGCGGTCCGCAAGGGCTACCGGGAGATGGAGACGGGGTACGGCGCCACGATCTCGCTCATCTTCTTCGTGCTCGTGCTGGTGATCGCCCTGGTGCAGCGCTTCCTGACCCGAGACAAGGACTGA